In Granulicatella elegans, one genomic interval encodes:
- a CDS encoding NAD(P)/FAD-dependent oxidoreductase: MRIAIIGAGIVGATAAYQLSKNLEVELVVYDDGVGQATKAAAGIICPWLSQRRNKDWYRLTARGASYYPELMAQLEADGVTQLPYEQVGALVFKKTPELLEKLEKIAAERRKEEERIGTLTKIEVESISSYVPGWNGTHGAIHCSGGGRVDGKLLVEQQLHLAKQNGANIQQEKVTLTRDEEGKVVVKTNSGLEQFDKIIVASGAWVKELIEPLGYYVDVRPQKGQLIELELEVTEKTGKWPVCMLHGEIDILPFADGKIIVGATHENDQGFDLTDNQELQQKMYEEACEVFPPLKQAKWLGSRIGTRAYTSDFLPFFGSIPEENSVFVASGLGSSGLTSGVWIGALLAQLSVGNTPLFNVDSYTPENYIQKLI, from the coding sequence ATGAGAATTGCAATTATTGGAGCAGGAATTGTGGGGGCAACAGCTGCTTATCAATTATCGAAAAATCTAGAAGTAGAATTAGTTGTCTATGATGACGGAGTTGGGCAAGCTACGAAAGCTGCAGCAGGTATTATTTGCCCGTGGTTATCTCAAAGAAGAAATAAAGATTGGTATCGATTAACCGCAAGAGGAGCTTCTTACTATCCAGAATTAATGGCACAACTAGAAGCAGATGGTGTGACTCAATTGCCGTATGAACAAGTAGGAGCGCTAGTGTTTAAAAAGACTCCTGAATTATTAGAAAAACTAGAAAAAATTGCTGCTGAAAGAAGGAAAGAAGAGGAAAGAATTGGAACCTTAACGAAAATTGAAGTTGAAAGCATCTCCTCTTATGTTCCAGGATGGAACGGAACTCACGGAGCGATTCATTGTTCTGGTGGTGGAAGAGTCGATGGGAAACTTTTAGTTGAACAGCAATTACATTTAGCAAAACAAAATGGAGCAAATATCCAACAAGAAAAAGTAACCTTAACACGAGATGAAGAAGGAAAAGTAGTCGTTAAGACAAATAGCGGACTAGAACAGTTCGACAAAATTATCGTAGCAAGTGGAGCGTGGGTTAAAGAATTAATTGAACCCCTCGGGTATTATGTAGACGTTCGCCCACAAAAAGGACAATTAATTGAATTAGAATTAGAGGTAACTGAAAAAACAGGGAAGTGGCCCGTTTGTATGTTACATGGAGAGATTGATATTTTACCATTTGCAGATGGTAAAATTATTGTAGGTGCGACACATGAGAATGACCAAGGCTTTGACTTAACAGATAATCAAGAATTGCAACAAAAAATGTATGAAGAAGCATGTGAAGTATTCCCACCATTAAAACAAGCAAAATGGCTAGGGAGTCGAATTGGAACAAGAGCCTATACTTCTGACTTCTTACCATTTTTCGGTAGTATTCCAGAAGAAAACTCGGTATTTGTTGCTAGCGGACTAGGATCTTCAGGATTAACTTCAGGAGTATGGATTGGTGCGTTATTAGCACAGTTATCAGTGGGGAATACACCTTTATTTAACGTGGATTCTTATACTCCAGAAAATTATATTCAAAAATTAATATAA
- the mscL gene encoding large conductance mechanosensitive channel protein MscL, with protein sequence MLKEFKEFLMRGNVVDLAVAVIIGAAFKAIVDSLVKDIFEPVIAMVFKADSIAGVSVKIGSATLGVGAFAAAIINFVIVGFVLFMVVKGMNAVQDLAKGGKEEAKEVAPEPKAEDYLREIRDLLANK encoded by the coding sequence ATGTTAAAAGAATTTAAAGAGTTCTTAATGCGTGGAAATGTTGTTGATTTAGCAGTTGCGGTAATCATCGGGGCAGCTTTCAAAGCTATCGTTGATTCATTAGTAAAAGACATTTTCGAACCAGTTATTGCAATGGTATTTAAAGCAGATTCAATCGCTGGGGTATCAGTTAAAATCGGTTCAGCTACATTAGGTGTAGGTGCTTTTGCTGCTGCAATCATTAACTTTGTAATCGTAGGTTTTGTTCTTTTCATGGTAGTTAAAGGTATGAACGCTGTTCAAGATTTAGCTAAAGGCGGAAAAGAAGAAGCTAAAGAAGTAGCTCCAGAACCAAAAGCTGAAGATTACTTACGTGAAATCCGTGATTTATTAGCAAACAAATAA
- a CDS encoding glycerate kinase, producing the protein MKVVVAIDSFKGSLSSMEAGQAIAEGVKRVHQNAEVVVRPLADGGEGTVEALVEGMGGIFVTKEVTGPLGEKVEAVYGVIESKEDSSKTAIIEMSAAAGITLVFEESRNPMNTTTYGVGELILDAIERGCRRFIVGIGGSATNDGGIGMLQALGYDFLTREGKAISYGGDGLRELASIEDVNVHPKLKECTFKVACDVTNPLCGENGSSAIFGPQKGATPEMVQELDQLLLHYAELSKNIHSNADRFYPGTGAAGGMGFAFLTYTNATLESGIQIVLTETKLEELIATADFVVTGEGRLDGQTALGKAPIGVASLAKKHQKKVLAFAGAVTPDAKECNQHGIDAFFPILRGVVTLKEAMNKEVAHQNMVDTVEQVFRVVEMMKEGK; encoded by the coding sequence ATGAAAGTCGTTGTTGCCATTGACTCGTTCAAAGGAAGTTTATCGTCTATGGAAGCTGGTCAAGCGATAGCAGAAGGCGTAAAACGTGTTCATCAAAATGCAGAGGTAGTGGTTCGTCCATTAGCAGATGGTGGGGAAGGAACCGTTGAAGCATTAGTCGAAGGAATGGGAGGAATCTTTGTTACAAAAGAAGTAACAGGTCCATTAGGAGAAAAAGTAGAAGCAGTCTACGGAGTGATTGAATCTAAGGAAGATTCAAGTAAAACAGCCATTATTGAAATGTCAGCTGCAGCAGGAATTACATTAGTTTTTGAAGAAAGTCGCAATCCAATGAATACAACTACTTATGGAGTTGGTGAATTAATTCTAGATGCAATTGAAAGAGGCTGTCGACGTTTTATTGTTGGAATTGGCGGAAGTGCTACTAATGATGGTGGAATTGGGATGCTACAAGCGTTAGGATATGATTTCCTAACACGAGAAGGAAAGGCGATTTCTTACGGTGGGGATGGACTCAGAGAATTAGCAAGTATTGAAGACGTCAATGTACATCCTAAATTAAAAGAATGTACGTTCAAAGTAGCTTGTGATGTTACGAATCCACTATGTGGCGAAAATGGCTCCAGTGCTATTTTTGGACCACAAAAAGGCGCAACTCCTGAAATGGTTCAAGAATTGGATCAATTATTATTACACTATGCTGAATTGTCTAAGAATATTCATTCTAATGCAGATCGATTTTATCCTGGAACAGGAGCAGCTGGTGGTATGGGATTTGCGTTTTTAACCTATACTAATGCCACATTAGAGTCTGGTATTCAAATTGTATTAACAGAAACGAAATTAGAAGAATTAATAGCAACTGCTGATTTTGTTGTAACAGGTGAGGGAAGACTTGACGGACAAACGGCATTAGGAAAAGCTCCAATAGGAGTAGCATCCTTAGCTAAAAAGCATCAAAAGAAAGTGTTAGCTTTTGCAGGAGCTGTTACACCAGATGCAAAAGAATGTAATCAACATGGAATTGATGCATTTTTTCCGATTTTAAGAGGAGTTGTAACGCTTAAAGAAGCGATGAATAAAGAAGTCGCTCATCAGAATATGGTTGATACAGTGGAACAAGTTTTTAGAGTAGTAGAAATGATGAAAGAAGGAAAATAA